Part of the Athalia rosae chromosome 2, iyAthRosa1.1, whole genome shotgun sequence genome, aactttaattaataatacttGCAAACGAAGACGATGCATATGTTTACATTGAGTTATACATTTTAGAGCAAGGTTGGTTGAGATAATATTTCGCGTTtatgtacacgttatacgACGAGCTGATAAAGATACATTTTATATAATGCACTCCCAAAAGCACCGCGAACTATATATTCGCGGAACAATGTACCTttaaaatgattgaaaatcatttGATACAAATAAactctttctttcaattattaagTTTTTGATTCATCGTAATCATTTTGTACGATAACTGAcagtaaaattttcttccattgaatttttaaatgtacgtacataatgtaAGGTACGTACAGTGCAAttggggatgaatttttaaaccaGGGATCTTGGATGTATCGAATGACATTGATTATAATTGTGATAGGTATGATATCCATTTATGTTATACTTAAAGTTCAGCTACTAGAAACTGCGAACTTCAAATCATAAAGCTTTAATGACGAGATCAACTTTTCACGGTATAAGTTCTGCACTGCAGCTGTACCAGTGCAGTCCAGGAGCAGGTAATTACTCCGGAATGCTGAAGTCTTATAAGTTTTACTCCCGGGATATATCCAAAAGAAATGAACATGCGAGGATATAAAACGGCAGGTAGATAGAATTGCTATTCTAATTCTACGCCGAACTAAACTCGTTATTAGAGAGTGCAATTCTGAAATCACAGGAAATCTAAGGTCcctatacgtaggtacatgaGTATATTTATAACCAGTACTAAGGTAACCCGTGGACTTTCTCTGTGATCGATGTCTATTAATAGATCCTATAGATCCATACGATTAAAACCGGTCATTACGGTAACAGGAAAATTGCCATATAATAGTAATCGATCGGATTTGAATATTcatctgtacgtacgtcgatttccCATTGAAATAAACTGATCATTTCAATACCGATCGAgggaacttttttgaacttgtgTATTCCGACTGGAGTTGTTTCTttcgtattgtttttttctttctcttatttttgtatgtggtgtaataaatttacaacccattttacatttcacgaagaaaataaaatttaacagCGGCATGTGAATCCTAAGACGATCCGGGCAGGGTGATTCACCGAGCGTAAAATAAAACTTATACGCTTGCAGaatcgaaaatgaatttcgatgGACATTCTTCGAATCGTAAATACATATTCGTACGACAATTATTCTGTGGTTTAGAGCGTAATGATACAGAGATGACGCGGTAAGATAATTCTTTATCATTATGTTTTATTCTCGATGtccattcgtttattcattcgtgtggctattttttcttatctggGATTCTTCCGAGGGGAATTATATCCCGGGAGAAGTTCCCccgtatataagtataacatAAAACGTACGAGTGGACATCCAGCATCTCCAGAGCATTACGAAAGTGCGAGAGTGAAGTAGATACTCCAGTGGCTGTTGCTCCTCAACTCTTCACTCTCGAGGATATTAAGTTGAAAATTCAAGTTTATTAAGTATATTCAAAAATCATACTCACTACCTGCGCATTGACTACAAGAACTTTTGGCAATGTCatctgaaaagtaaaaaagtatGTAAATCGAATTGCtcttcatttttgaatttttcataagaTTATCTTGAATTTGGGGACTAAATTTCATTAGAGATAAAGCGATCATCATTTTGACTgagatttatttcaattttattttcataaattttccaactttcAAACTGCGGGCTCCGCTTTATTTTCCTGAAGATTTAtaagttcaaagtttttataACGTTTATCGAGGACATGGCTAGACCACAAGTCTGTTATAGTATAAAGTCGTAAAAACGTAGTTATCGCCTTTTACAACTAGCTACTGTTCAGAAAGTGTGAAGTTTGAAAGTAATGTTAAAAACGCATGTTGTCTATACATATTAAATATTACCACAAGAGTCCCAAATCAGAAATCGCCGcgataattaaatataaaattttcatattgcCAATGTTACAGGAATGACTAGTCTACCATAAACGCTCTTCTCTTCCCGCTCATACCCGAACAGTTATCGACAAATTCGGCTCATCGATAGGACCGAATACGAGCAAGTGGCAaacgaaaagtaaaacgaaaaaaataaaaatatgaaatcaatCTTTATAATTTTCGCATTGATTGGCTGCGCTTTAGCCGCGCCATGGTTCGATTTGTTCGTAAGAAACCCTGGATACAATAGCGGATCGGGTCACCGACCAAGACAAAATCGTCAAGGAAAAGGAGGAGGTGAACGTTGGAAGGAAATTTGCAGGACAATCACGCCGGATAATTATGCTTTTCCAGGACAAACAGGAGCCATTTGCCCCTGGTGATGGTATAGTTTGGACTCATTCTACTATTGTGTGCCTGTGAATTAAGTGCATAATTTTAAGAAATTGTGAAGATTGCATGGATcttaggtgaaaaaatttctcattttattataacaatttcatataattataatgaatatAGGAATATGTTATTGAGTATGTTTCTTGTAAAGCTGTGTACATTAGTTATAAATACATGAATTTATGTACAGTTATCTCTAATCTGTACCGTACCatgtgtatatttaaaaaaaaatgaaaaaaaaatgccataAATAAGTATTTATTCTACTgtgtaatgaatttttaaatctacCGGATATCGACGctgaactaacaataaaaaaatcagtaaccttattatatactttctcaattttatatcattgaaaaaaataaaaggaaaagctCATGCGGCAGCCTTGGGTCGAGAATAAATATGTTTACATATAAATGACTAATTTGGTCTTTAAAAATACTGAATAAATTTAGCTAAAGTTAGGGTGTATAAATTTCAGAACAAAGTTACGATTATTCAGCTGGGATACGAAAATTATTGACTCTACAtgtgaatttataaaaaaatatatatatatatatatataggtgtattatACTTACGAGTTTAACGTTGATACCTAATTTTTACATCAACACTGAATCGATAGTATTTACAGGATTTTGATCACATTTTAGGGACAGCCGATCAACCTCGACGGAATCAAAAGGATTATCATAATTCGTCGTACCGCGTCATCACATAGATAAGTATTCGATAAACGGAAAATATCTCCTAGCTTTGATTTCACATCACTAATTACTTCCATACTTGTATCAATCCATCTGTACTACCTGTTAATATACATGTGTTCGACATAGCCACAGCAGATATAGTGTCATGATGACCTGCTGGTGGTGAATCTGGACCCTGACCTTGACCACCTTCTTCGTGACCTCTGCTGCGTACGGTACTTCCAGTCACCCCTCCTGGTGCAACTCCACCAACCAATACTTCCTGTACTACATTCGTTCCATCGATCAATCGTTGTCtattggaaaaacaaaaaagaaaagtgtttCAAAACTGATTCTTAATTTCGATTCCGTTAGACTTACTCGTACGCCAGCGAATTTGGAGGTACGGTGTCATTGGCAGCAGGTAAAGCTACGTATGATTCGTTAGGATTTTGTAAATCCCAAAATCTAAGTCTCATATCTGTTCCCCCAGCAAGTAAGAATCCAGAACGATCAATAGCACCTGAATGCATAGCGCAGACACTGTGCCCAGCTTGGGTGTGACTCAGCGGGGGTGCGCTTGATGCCCATAAAACTGTTTGACGGAACCCTGTTTCTACATTCCACATTGATATTTCATTGTTTCCTTGCACAGCTGAGAGGATCCAAGAATGTTCAGTGGGATGAGTGATCACTTTTCTTACTCGCGCACCTAGCAAGAAATACCATATTAGAGATGAAAGGTCACgagtttattcaattttatttacctgTCGGATGTTTAATGCTACTGATAGGCAATTGAAATCTCAAGTCCCAGCATATGTGAACCCCGGAACTAGTCCCCAGCGTTAACCACTGTTGATAATTGTTGACACAGAAAGACGTGATAACTCCATGTTTGAGATCGTTTTCTAAACGCCACGCCGTACCAGGACATCTCAAATCCCATCCGATCAGAGATCCGTAAAGTGTGGCGTATACAAGCACTGATTGAGAACCAGAATCTAAATATTGTACATCGACGGCACAACCCTCTTCCTagagtataaaatcaaaatgtaaCCTGATTGGGTGTTCCtcagaaatacaaaaatacaattattacCTGTAGATCTAGCTGCCGAGTATAGAGaacattcattttattcgaagaTTGCTCAACTCTCAAAACAAATACAGTTCCGGATTGGCTCGCCGAACTTGCTAGCGACTGTCCCTGATCACAAACTGCAAGTCCTACCAGGGGGCCTCCTCTATGCGTGTACACTTGTCTGCAAGAAAACACTCAACATTGAACGATTTTTCTACATTAGAGATGTTTTTAAAGTACCTTGATCGATTTGCGATATTTCTTCCTTCCATTTTGCTAACATCCCAAACCCTGACACATCCATCAGCCGCAGTACTTGCAAATAAACTTGTATCAGGAATAGAAACAAGCCGATTTACAGCTGCCCTATGTTCATGCAAATGAGCAACAGGAATTCCACGTGGACGCCAGCCACTTGGAAGCAGTCGAGAACCTTTACAGAAGCATAAGTTCATTACACTATAAATTCTGAAAGACCCGCCTACTGTTCAacagatattaatttttaccaGTTTGCCACGCAATGTTATCAGCCCAATGCTGCGCTCTTAATGCAGCCGAATGTTGTTCCTGTTTTCTGTAAGTCAGCTGTCGTAACTCAAGTCTGCAGGGGGCACATCGGTCTGCAAAACCATAAAGAGTTGCGACTATCGCCGATTTAGACATCCATAAGTTAGTATTCATGcatacggaaaataaaatctcacagaaggaaagtgaacaaaatCATGCGtcaatgaaaatgaatctTTACAAaccaattcaaaaaaattcataggcTGCAAAACTTACATTGAATGTAAGACCTTTCATGTAACGAGTGATCGTTCATACTGTTAACATCCGTCAAGCTATGCTGTGGGGATAAATGAATATCACCACCATGGATACTCTGACTGGGACTACCACCACTGCCAGTCATATCGGACATCTTAATGATTGTGTGCTGAAAGTAAACGTATAGTTACGATTACAGCATATGTTACTGTTCGGCCATTCTTTACTTACTTGTACGCTATCTTGTGCAGCAAACATCGTCCGCCATTCCTGGTTCATCGCAGCGTACGCAATCATGCTATCAGGAGTTCTACGATCCAGTTTTTTGAAAGCAGTAATGCTAAGGTCGCTTTTTGTGTCGGGATATAAAACGACCATATGATGACGTACTTTGTCCTTCATCAAATTTAACTCCAGTTTACCGTCCACTGATTTATTCATACTTAGTTTTGCTTCTATGCTCAGTCtgtgtttattaatttttaacaaatGTGGTTTCATCATCAGCAACTGATCCTCCTCCATTTCCGTCATTGCCTCAGAACTTAATCTCCGAAACAGCTAGAGGGATGAGAGCGAATTTTAGTTTAAAAGGAAGTGATTAAGAGCAAGTATAGATTTTCACTCACGTTCTTCAATGTAGTACTCATTTCGTTGTATTGCGGTACAATGCCAGAGATCGCCTTCACCCGAGCCATTTGCCTCTGTTCAAATACTCTGAATAATTCATCTATGtcattatattttatcacgGAATCATAAACAACTCGGGGAATCGGAGCGACAAGAGCCTCCAGGAGCAGCACTTCCTTTTCAATTTGTATCAAAGGGTGCCTAAGGTAGGGTTGAATAATTGTTTGCACTTTGCACTGAACATCAACTAAATTCAGAGTTCTTGCCGCAGCCGAAATAAATCCAACTATAGCGTGACGAATCCACAAGTTGGGATGAACCTGAATGTGATAGGAATCAATTTAGACGGAATGTAAGTTTCATGATACAATTGACGCAGCATATTTTAACTCACCAGAAAAACTACACTTTCAGAAAGTAGTTGGTACAATGCTGACTTGTGTAACAGACCAAGTTCGGTAAGGGTAGCCATAGCATTGATAGCTTTAGTGGTCACAAATTCTTCGGGATCGGTGAGACCTTGCTGCAGAAGTGGCATCAGAATGGGACTACTGTGCCAACCCACGTATGCTGCGACTCCGACGATACAATCAAAAAATGATCCTCGAAGTTGCTTGTCATCCTTGTCATTCAAAAATGTTATTATGTGACTCAGTATGACGTCATTCGCTTTctgttttccaaaaaatacACAGAGTTTTGTTATGCTGTTCTCCATTAACGTTTGTTTCACCAAATTCTGAGGATCTGTGAGTAGCATTGCCACCGATTGTTGAACCTATAAGGTCAAGTCTCATGATTAATTCTATAATTTATCGCATACTGACTGTTGCTCATCTAAATTAAACTTCCGCACCATTTCATGAAGAGTTTGAAGTTCACTGTCATAACTGGGCCTTGGCCCTTCTTTGTTATTTGGATTTGTTaaatgagaattttccaagtatcGTAGAGCGATGTGAGATAAATGCGCGATATTTTCGGCATACGCTGCCCTAACGATCACAGCTTCGTCTTGAGTAATGTGAGATAATCCTGGCAGTATATATTCGGGAAAAATGTTTACATCCGTTGGCGGTATGGATTTGACAAGATATAAACATTTCGTCAATGTATGAATGGCTGAGACTCGTACGCGGGGCGCGGGATCGTGAACTAGATGAAactgaataaaaacaaatgtaGGCAATCAAAATTCTCAACGTATTCAtagaattttgtaaaatattactTACAATGTAAGGTAGAATTCTATCCAAGATCGTTTCATCGGAAGTGTGTGCTGCAAGTTCCAATAAAATGTCTAAACTTTGCAGCTTGGATTGGGAATGGTGTAAGCCTCGGATGCACGAGGTGACTAGTTGAGTTATTATAATCAGCCCTTCCAAAGTCTCGCTAGATTTGCCCACCTTTGTAGCTGCTTctgaatcttctttttttttatcctcaccGGAAGCATGGAATTgctcattattttctttttcatccgagTCATTTGATAATTCTGTATTATTATCACGTGACTTAAAAATACTCGAGCTAGATGAATCGCTcgatgaatttgttttttccttatGTTCAGACTTCAAAATTTTAATGATATTCCCAATATCTTTTTTCAGTCTGTTTATCTTCTCATCAGGTGACAATATTGGAGCAGTGGAGAATATGAGCATATAAGATTgaaggaatgaataaaaatactcTGGAAAAATCTTCCCACGTTCTTGGGCTAAATATATTTCAGCACTCGTTCTGTCCATAGGATTTCTTTCCAGCATCGAAGCTAACAGTGCTCTTATTCTACTATCCTCAA contains:
- the LOC105685804 gene encoding phosphoinositide 3-kinase regulatory subunit 4 isoform X1, producing MGNQLVGIAPSQIFPVEHYLTDHNDLQFDVNLGSTRFFKVARAKSQEGLIVVKVFAIHDPTLPLTMYKDKLEDNRTKLASAVNCLPFQRTILTEKAGFIMREYVKYSLYDRISTRPFLSSIEKKWITFQVLYALHQAHKFGVCHGDIKLENIMITSWNWVLLTDFASFKPTYLPEDNPADFSYFFDTSRRRTCYIAPERFVKTLSSELSNTMLLPEQEVKTGDLHPMMDIFSAGCALTELFNEGHPPFDFSQLLAYRNGEYSANKHLDKIEDSRIRALLASMLERNPMDRTSAEIYLAQERGKIFPEYFYSFLQSYMLIFSTAPILSPDEKINRLKKDIGNIIKILKSEHKEKTNSSSDSSSSSIFKSRDNNTELSNDSDEKENNEQFHASGEDKKKEDSEAATKVGKSSETLEGLIIITQLVTSCIRGLHHSQSKLQSLDILLELAAHTSDETILDRILPYIFHLVHDPAPRVRVSAIHTLTKCLYLVKSIPPTDVNIFPEYILPGLSHITQDEAVIVRAAYAENIAHLSHIALRYLENSHLTNPNNKEGPRPSYDSELQTLHEMVQQSVAMLLTDPQNLVKQTLMENSITKLCVFFGKQKANDVILSHIITFLNDKDDKQLRGSFFDCIVGVAAYVGWHSSPILMPLLQQGLTDPEEFVTTKAINAMATLTELGLLHKSALYQLLSESVVFLVHPNLWIRHAIVGFISAAARTLNLVDVQCKVQTIIQPYLRHPLIQIEKEVLLLEALVAPIPRVVYDSVIKYNDIDELFRVFEQRQMARVKAISGIVPQYNEMSTTLKNLFRRLSSEAMTEMEEDQLLMMKPHLLKINKHRLSIEAKLSMNKSVDGKLELNLMKDKVRHHMVVLYPDTKSDLSITAFKKLDRRTPDSMIAYAAMNQEWRTMFAAQDSVQHTIIKMSDMTGSGGSPSQSIHGGDIHLSPQHSLTDVNSMNDHSLHERSYIQFATLYGFADRCAPCRLELRQLTYRKQEQHSAALRAQHWADNIAWQTGSRLLPSGWRPRGIPVAHLHEHRAAVNRLVSIPDTSLFASTAADGCVRVWDVSKMEGRNIANRSRQVYTHRGGPLVGLAVCDQGQSLASSASQSGTVFVLRVEQSSNKMNVLYTRQLDLQEEGCAVDVQYLDSGSQSVLVYATLYGSLIGWDLRCPGTAWRLENDLKHGVITSFCVNNYQQWLTLGTSSGVHICWDLRFQLPISSIKHPTGARVRKVITHPTEHSWILSAVQGNNEISMWNVETGFRQTVLWASSAPPLSHTQAGHSVCAMHSGAIDRSGFLLAGGTDMRLRFWDLQNPNESYVALPAANDTVPPNSLAYEQRLIDGTNVVQEVLVGGVAPGGVTGSTVRSRGHEEGGQGQGPDSPPAGHHDTISAVAMSNTCILTGSTDGLIQVWK
- the LOC105685804 gene encoding phosphoinositide 3-kinase regulatory subunit 4 isoform X2, encoding MGNQLVGIAPSQIFPVEHYLTDHNDLQFDVNLGSTRFFKVARAKSQEGLIVVKVFAIHDPTLPLTMYKDKLEDNRTKLASAVNCLPFQRTILTEKAGFIMREYVKYSLYDRISTRPFLSSIEKKWITFQVLYALHQAHKFGVCHGDIKLENIMITSWNWVLLTDFASFKPTYLPEDNPADFSYFFDTSRRRTCYIAPERFVKTLSSELSNTMLLPEQEVKTGDLHPMMDIFSAGCALTELFNEGHPPFDFSQLLAYRNGEYSANKHLDKIEDSRIRALLASMLERNPMDRTSAEIYLAQERGKIFPEYFYSFLQSYMLIFSTAPILSPDEKINRLKKDIGNIIKILKSEHKEKTNSSSDSSSSSIFKSRDNNTELSNDSDEKENNEQFHASGEDKKKEDSEAATKVGKSSETLEGLIIITQLVTSCIRGLHHSQSKLQSLDILLELAAHTSDETILDRILPYIFHLVHDPAPRVRVSAIHTLTKCLYLVKSIPPTDVNIFPEYILPGLSHITQDEAVIVRAAYAENIAHLSHIALRYLENSHLTNPNNKEGPRPSYDSELQTLHEMVQQSVAMLLTDPQNLVKQTLMENSITKLCVFFGKQKANDVILSHIITFLNDKDDKQLRGSFFDCIVGVAAYVGWHSSPILMPLLQQGLTDPEEFVTTKAINAMATLTELGLLHKSALYQLLSESVVFLVHPNLWIRHAIVGFISAAARTLNLVDVQCKVQTIIQPYLRHPLIQIEKEVLLLEALVAPIPRVVYDSVIKYNDIDELFRVFEQRQMARVKAISGIVPQYNEMSTTLKNLFRRLSSEAMTEMEEDQLLMMKPHLLKINKHRLSIEAKLSMNKSVDGKLELNLMKDKVRHHMVVLYPDTKSDLSITAFKKLDRRTPDSMIAYAAMNQEWRTMFAAQDSVQHTIIKMSDMTGSGGSPSQSIHGGDIHLSPQHSLTDVNSMNDHSLHERSYIQYRCAPCRLELRQLTYRKQEQHSAALRAQHWADNIAWQTGSRLLPSGWRPRGIPVAHLHEHRAAVNRLVSIPDTSLFASTAADGCVRVWDVSKMEGRNIANRSRQVYTHRGGPLVGLAVCDQGQSLASSASQSGTVFVLRVEQSSNKMNVLYTRQLDLQEEGCAVDVQYLDSGSQSVLVYATLYGSLIGWDLRCPGTAWRLENDLKHGVITSFCVNNYQQWLTLGTSSGVHICWDLRFQLPISSIKHPTGARVRKVITHPTEHSWILSAVQGNNEISMWNVETGFRQTVLWASSAPPLSHTQAGHSVCAMHSGAIDRSGFLLAGGTDMRLRFWDLQNPNESYVALPAANDTVPPNSLAYEQRLIDGTNVVQEVLVGGVAPGGVTGSTVRSRGHEEGGQGQGPDSPPAGHHDTISAVAMSNTCILTGSTDGLIQVWK